The Bifidobacterium actinocoloniiforme DSM 22766 genomic sequence CCGACGTGGGCTTCTCGAAGCTAAGCAATTTGGCCGCTTTCAACGCCCAGGGCGCGGATCTCAGGCAGGTGTTCGACATCGGGCAAAAACCCATAGGCCGCTGGTGCTCCCTGGCCTCGCGCACCGACATCAAGACCCCTAAGGACTTCGACGGGAAGACCTTCGTCAGCTTCGGATCGGCCGAGCAGACCGCGGTCGTCAAGCAGATGATCAAGAACGCCGGTGGCCAAGGAGACTTCCAGCGGGCCACTTCCGGCACCTCCACCTTCGCCACCCTGACCTCCGGCAAAGGAGACTTCGCCGGTTTCTACGTGACCTGGGAGGGGGTGCAAGCCGACTTGAAAGGCCCCAAGCTCCACTGCTTCGTCCAGTCCGACTGGGGGGTGCCCGGCAATCCGGACCAGATCGGCTTCGTAGTCTCCTCCAACTGGCTGAAGCAGGAAAGCCACCGCCAGGCCCTGCGCCGGTTCGTTCAAGCCAGCAAGCGAGGCTACGACTGGGCCCTGGCCCACCCGGACCAGGCCGCCGACATCTTGGTCGAGCAAGCCCCCGCCGCCCGGATCGACCCCCAGCAGGCGCGCGCATCGATGGAGCGAATCGTCAAGGAAGGCTACTGGACAGGCCAGCCTGGAGCCACGACTCTTCCTGGAACGGTGGATATGGGGCAGGCCCAGACCTACCTGGACTTCCAGCAGACGGCCGGCTCCTACCAAGACGGCAAGGGCGGCAAGCTCAAGCGAGCGCCGCAGGCCAAGGACCTCTGGACCGACGAGTTCGTCAAGTGAAAACACAACCAACGCAACGACCTCGCGCCGCCCAGGCCGCTGGACTCCAATCCAGGCCCAGGCCGACGCGGACAGGCGGCAGCCCGCGCGGCGTCTGGCGTAGGCTCCTGCCCCCTATGCTGGTCTTCGCGGCCCTCATCGCAGCCTGGCAGGCCTGGACCGACCTCGGTTCCATCTCGGAGCACGCGCTGCCCTCCCCCAGCCGCATCATCCAGGCCAGCCTGGCCGCCTGGCCGGACCTGATGGAGGCGACCCAGCCCACTGCGACCGAAGGATTCATCGGCTTCCTACTGGCCACCGGGCTAGGGGTGCTGGCCGGCATCGGCCTCTACCGTTGGCGCAGCGTCCACGACGCCCTCTACCCGCTGATCGCCGCCGCCCAGATGGTGCCGTTGATCACCGTCGCCCCGCTGTTCATCATCTGGTTCGGCTTCGAGCCTCTGGGCAAAGTGGTCATCGTCGCGCTCTTCGCCCTCTTCCCCATCGCCGTCCAGACGTATCGGGGCTTGCAAGAGGTCCCTCCCTTCTATCAGGACGTGGCCCTGACCTGCGGGGCCAGCCAGGCCTGGACCCTGTGGCACGTGAAGCTGCGCGTAGCCGCCCGGCAGATTTTCTCCGGCCTGCGCGTCTCCGCCGCCTACGTCTTCGCCACAGCGGCGACCGCTGAATACCTGGGCGCCAGGAACGGCTTGGGCATCTGGCTCCAGTCCGCTTTCAACTCCTTCCAAACGCCGCTGATCTTCTCCGCCACCCTGGTCATCATGGCCTTGACCGGAATCCTCCTCGGGCTGATCGCCTTGGCCGAGCGGGCGCTGATCGGCGGGGATGACCAGGCCGACTCCGCCAGGCCCGAGGACTGACCGGACCCGTCCGCGGGCCCTCCGGCATGCAAGCCGGGCGACGCTGACAACCGCGGTCGAATCTGCCATACTGGTAGGTGTGGAAACCGTCCGGCGCGAATGCTGGCGCAGAAGACTCGGGGGGACGGCTTGAACAGCCGCTTAGGCAAGGGAGTTACAGATGACGCAGTGGAATGACCAGACCCAAGGAGCGAACGGGGACCCCCAGGCAGGGACCCCACAGCCAATCGCGGACCAACCGGGCGCTGGCCAGAGCCCGGACGGGCAAGCCCCCGGGACCAACCAAGCGGCCAACCAGCAGCCTTACGGGGGCGCGCAGGCCTACCCCTACCAACTGTATGGGACAGGTGAGGAGCAGCCATTCTACGTCCAGCAACCCGCGTACGTGCGACAGCAGCCATACAGCCAGCCCGAATACGGCCAACAGTCGGCTTACGGGGAGCAGGCCAGCCCGACAGGCCAGCCAAGTCAGCCCCCATACGGATACGGGCAGCAAAGCCAGCCCTCGTACGGGCAGCCCGCCGCCAGCCAGCCAGGAGCGCAAGGACCCTTCTACGGTCAGGCTCCAGACTATGGGCAAGGACCAGACTACGGACAGCCCTACGGCCAGCAACCCAGCGGGCCCTACATGGGGGACCAGCCCTCCCTGCCGCAGACCACGCCGATGTACACGGTCCCGCTGGGAACCGGCGGTGAGCCGCCCCTCAACCAGCCCTGGTACGGCATCAGCTTCGGAGCCGCCATTAAGCGCTTCTTCAGCAAGTACGCCGACTTCTCCGGCCGCGCCTCCCGGGGCGAGTTCTGGTGGTCCTTCCTCTTCCTGCTGCTTGTGGGCCTGGGCCTGGGCATCGTGACCGGGCAGATGGGCCGCTTCGGCAGCTATATAAGCTACATATGGGACTTGGCCGTCCTAGTGCCCAACATATCGATTGCCGTACGCAGGCTGCATGACAGCAATCTTTCCGGTTTGTGGATTCTCCTGCCCTTCGGCTTGACTTACGGCAGCATCATCGCCATGGCCGTCACCATCTCCCACATCGGCCTTGACGCCTTCCTCTCCGCGGACGCCACGGCGATCACCCCCGCCTCGGTCAAAGCGCTGAGCTGGGAATTCTTCATCATGATGGCCGGCTTCATCGTCTGGCTGGTCTTCACAGTCCGTCAGTCCGACCCACATGGCGCCCGCTTCGACAAGACCGCGTGATTCCGCCCTAATCGAGGGAGTCGATGCCGCAGCCATGTAAACGCGAGCCCGGACCCTGCGCGCAGCAGGATCCGGGCTCATTTTGCAGCAATCAGCGCCGAGCGCTCACAGCTCCACCGGCGGTTTGTGCGGGTCCTCCGGCACGTGCGCGAACTTGGCCTTCAGGGCTTCGCGGCTCTTGCGCTCATCCTCTTCCTTGGCCTGGCGCTTAGCCTCGTCCGGGTCCCAGAGCAGGTCGTCACGGTGGCCGTCCCACTCAGCCTGGACCAGGGGCGCGGCCTGTTCAGCCAGGCTCTGGAGCGAATCCTGACCCAGCAAGTGGACCAGCTGCTCGTCCGAGACGTAGAAGCGGGGAATCTCAAAACGCTCATTGAGCTCATTGGCGAACAGGAGGACCGGCAAGGCCCTGGCCGGTTCGTCCGAGCCCGCGCCCACCGCATGCGCCAGGTCCCACGCGGCCAGCATCGACGCAGCCAGGCGTTGGGCGATGACCTGCGGATCGGCGCTAGCCTCGACCGTCTGGCCTTCCGGGCTCATGGCCTGGAGTACGGCCTGGGCCACATCAGCCCCGGCCTGGGATTTTTGATCACTCCAACCGGCGGCCATGAGGTCGGCGGCCGCCCGCACCTGGCTGAAGTCGCCGGACTGGGCGTATCCCGCCATGCCATCGCAAGCGTCTTCCGCGGCCAAAAGCGCATCCACGATCGACTGCGGGCGGCCAGGGATCTGGTCCGCGCCCTCATAGACAAACTCGGCATCAGGAATCGTCACATCCTCGCCGGTCATGATGCGCGCGAAGGTCTGCGTCATCCTGACCTGCAGGTTCTCCCCATACTTGGCGTCATTGTCCAGCTGCGTCGCGTCGTTCAAAGGCCACAGCCCAATCAAGTGCGCGCCCGCGTCAGCCGCCTTCCCCAACTGCGGCAGCGCTGCCAGCCCGTCCACTCGATCACCGTCAAATGCGTATGTCATCTGCCCTCCTCGGCTTATGCAACCCACAGCCCACGCGGTTCCCCACCAGGGCGCGCGAGCCCACTGCCATCATATGCTATGGGCCGGTTCAAGCCAGCCGCGCAGCCGGGTCCGCATATGTGATGCCGAGCACGCTTCCACTGCCGGACTCGAAGGTGACCGAAGTGACAGAAGCCAGGGCCGTCCGGCGCAAAAGCATGTTGTGCTCGGGGCGCCCGGTCTCCAGCATGTGGCGGAAGCTCCAGATGGGTGATTCGTGGCTGACAACGATGATCTGCTCGCCGGGCCTGTGCTCCAACTGCTCGCGCACGAAGTCGCTGACACGACCGGCGATTGACTGGTAGGACTCGCCCCAGGAGGGCCGCATCAGGTTGGTCAGGAGCCGCCAGTTGCCGTCCCGCCACAAGGCGCCGTCCCCACGGCCGATTCTCTTGCCCCTGAACTCGTTGCCCGCTTCAATCAAACGGCCGTCCTCGATGAGGTCCAAGGGGCGCTCCCCTCGCTCACGACGGCCCAGATTGATCTGGTCGCGTATGATGCCAGCGGTCTCCTGAGCGCGTTCCAGGGGCGAGGTGTACAAGGCGGACACGCTCTGGGTGGCGGGGTTCAAGGCCAGGAAGCGAGCTGTCGCGGCGGCCATCCTCGCCCCGCGTTGGGACAAATGATAGCCTGGCAGACGCTCGTAGAGCACGTGATTAGGGTTGTAAACCTTTCCGTGGCGGACGAAATGAATGGTGGTCGCTGGCAAAATTGTGCCTCCTGCCGCCGGAAGCCGCCCGATAGCAAGGCTGGCCCAGCGCGTCGTCATCAGTGTCAACTAAAGTTTGACATGGATCGTCTACGGCCACAAGTCACGCCGATTCGCGCCCGTCCCCCCCCTCCCCCCCTCCATGATTGCCCGCCCTGGCGCGGCGACGAAAGGATCCCCTATGCCCAGCCAAGTCACCGCAGCCGTCAGAGAGGTGGGGCGCCGCATTCTAGGTGGCTACTCCGAGCTACTGAGGATGCCCGGCACCGCCCGGTTCGCCATCGGCGCCGTTGTCGCCTCCATGCCTTTCCCTATGGTGGGCATGACCATCACGATTTCGGTCCAGCGTTACTACGGCTCCTACACCTTGGCCGGCTCCCTGACCGCCATCCAAGCGATTTCTCTAGCGGTCATGAGCCCGTTGCTGGGTAAGCTGGTCGACAAGTTCGGCCAGAGGCAGGTCTCCATCCCGACCATTGGGGTCTGGATGGTGGCGGCGGCCAGTCTGACGACGGCCATCAGCTCCCACGCCCCGATTTGGGCCCTATACTGCATCACCCCCTTCATGGCGGCCATCCCACCTTGGGGTGCCATGAGCCGGCAGCGCTGGACCCTCTTGCTCAAGGGCGACCATGTGCGCACCGAGCGGGCCCTATCCCTGTGCGGTGTCTTAGATGAAGCCATGTGGGTGGTCGGCAACCCCCTGGCCTCGATCCTGGCTGTCATCTCAGGTATCCTGGCCTTCTCCTTCACTGGCGTGTGCGTAGCCGTCGGCGCCCTGATGTTCCTGACCGAGCTGTCCACCGAACCGCCTTCCCAGACGGTCCTGGCCCGCCGCGATGGGGTCAGCCGCAAGGTCTACCGGGCCCGCCAGGCCAGAATCCAGGCCCAATTGCAAGGCGAAGAAGGCTCCAGCGCTTTCTGGAGCTCCGGACTGGTCGCCGTTTGCATCACCTGGTTCGGCTTAGGCGCCTTCCAGTCCGCCGCTTCGATCTCGATCATCTCCTTCGCCAGCGAGCAGGGAGCCAAGCAGATGACTGGCTTCATCTTCGCCTGCTTCTCCTTCTCCTCCCTGATCGGCGCCCTCATGTACGGGGCGAAGAGCTGGACGATTCCCCTGTGGAAGCGCTTTTACTTCTGCCTCCTCGTCGTGAACCTGGGCATAGCCTCGTTCATGTTCGCCCGCAACATATGGACGATCATGGCCATCTACCTGGTCATCGGAGTCTGCCAGGCCCCTACTTGGATCAACGGCAACCAGCTCATGCTCCACCTGGTGCCGCCCTTCCGCTTCACCGAGGGCATGGCTTGGCTGAACGCCATGAACTCAATCGGATCGTCCGCAGGCTCGGCGATCGCCGGGGTCTTCATCGACCGTTACGGGTCCCAGGGCGGATTCAGTGTGGTCACCTTCCTGGCCTTGACCAGCCTGGCCATCGCCTTCATCGGTTTCAAGCAGATCCGCGGCTCCACCCAGCGCCCGGACCTAACCGTCATACCCGTCTGAACGCGCGGCGCCGGGCCTCCCAACGGTTTCTCGCCCCCCGCCTTCCGCACGACCGTTCATGAGCCCTCGGATATAAGTACCGCACGGAAAAGCCGCCGATCCCACTTCGGACAGGGCCATGCTGTAGGATTTCACTGTGCGGAAATTAATTGAACAGGTGGCCAAGTTCGGCGTCGTAGGTATTATCGCTTTTCTGATTGACATCGGAGTGATGAACATCCTCCTCCACCTCCACCTGAACAACTTGCTGGCTTCCACGGCCTCCTTCCTGATTTCGCTGGCCTTCAACTACCTGGCGAGCATGAAGTACGTCTTCACCCACCGCGACGACATGGCCCGCTGGATGGAGATCGTGGTCTTCTTCGTCTCCGCTGCCATAGGCCTGGGGATTAACGAAGTCATCATCTGGGCGGGCACCTCCATGCTCCCAGCCGATGCCGCCGTCAGCATGCACGCCAAGTATGTGCTCTACACCAACGCCAGCAAGATCGTATCCACGGTTGTCGTCGCCATCTGGAATTTCATCATCCGCAAGTGGCTCCTGGACGCCCCTGCGCCGGGCAAGCCCAAGAACGAGCGCTCGTTCGCCCGTCGGCTGGGTGCATTCTCCCTAGCGCACCGCCCCTTCGGCTGGCAGTGATTCCGGACGCTGGTCTACTCTGGAGATGGCGGTTCGGTTGGGGGCCAGCGCGCTTGAGCACCGCTGCCCAACCGGCACATCCACAGGAAGGATTCCACTATGCCAGTCATCCATACCCATGTTTCCACCCCTTTGAGCGCAGAACAGCGCGAACGGATCAAGACCGCTTACGGCCAGGCCATCACCGCGGTGCCCGGTAAGTCCGAAGGCTGGCTGATGTGCCCGTTCGAGTCGGACATGCCCATCTACTTCGCCGGCGATGATTCCAAGCCCGCCGCATACGTAGAGGTCAACGTCTTCGGCTCCGACGTGCCGCGCTCAGCCTGGGAGCAGCTCACCCAGTCGATCATGAAAGCCCTGAACGAGGAGCTGGGCATCCCCAACGACCGCACCTACATCCGCTACACGGCTACGACCGACTGGGGATGGAACGGTTCCAACTTCTAACCTTAGGAAGAACGCGAGAAAGGCTCCCGATCCCCTGCGCAGGGGTTCGGGAGCCTTTCTTCTGCTTACCCTGCGCGCCCATCAGGGCCGGCGCGGGCTAGCGATCACTTGTCGCCGGTCACCTTGACGGTGAAGGAGGCGCTGATCTCCGGGTGGAGGGCCACCTTGGCCGGGAATTCGCCCGGCGTCTTGATTGGTTCGACCGAGATGGAGCGAGGCTCGACCGGAGCCTTGTCGGCCAGGGCCTTGGCAATCGCGTCGGCCGAGATGGAGCCGAAAAGCTTACCGGACTCGGAGACCTTGGCGTGCATCTCAACGACAGTGCCTTCGATCGCGCTCTTCGCTGCGACGGCATCCTCGCGGGTGGCCAGGAGCTTGGCCTGGCGGGCGCGGCGCATGGACTCGATCTGTGTGGCGGCGCCCTTGGTCCAGGCGAAGGCCAGGCCCTTGGGGATCAGGAAGTTGCGGGCGTAACCGGGCTTCACGTCGACTACGTCGCCGGAGTTACCCAGGTCGCCAACGGTGCTGGTCAGGATGACCTTGCTTGTCTTTGCCATTGTCGTTCCTCCCTCAGCGGCCGGTGGTCTGGTAAGGCAGGAGAGCCATCTCGCGGGCGTTCTTGATCGCCTTGGAGAGCTGGCGCTGCTGCTGGACGGTGACGCCCGTGATCCGACGGGAACGAATCTTGCCCCGGTCAGAGATGAACTTGCGAAGCAGAGCGACATCCTTGTAATCGATCTCGTGAACCTTGGCTACGCTCAGCGGATTCGGCTTCTTCTTGATTGGCTTGACCGGCGCTTGCGGCCTTTTGCGTGACATATGCACTCCTTAAACAACACACTACGAATAATTAACTGATGAAAGCTGGCCCTTGGGAAAGGCCAGCTGCATCCACACTGGGCCCAGGGCCGCTCAGAATTCCGGCTCATCCCCGGATCCGCCGAAATCGTCGGAGGAACCGAAGGACCCGTAAGAGCCGCCAGCCGCATCCGAACCGCCAGAGGACGGCGTGGACCAGGGATCCTGGGCCGGCGCCTGCTGTCGAGCTGAGGGGTTGCCGCCCTGGGGGGCCTGCCGACCACCGGCCGGCGCCGAAGCACCACCCTGGTAGCCGCCTTGGTAGCCTCCGCCTTGCTGCGAGCCAGCGAAACCGCCGCGCCCGCCGCCGGCACCGCCGCCGCTACCCGAGTTTCGGGTCACCTGAGCGGTGTTGCGGGTCAGAGCGGGACCGATCTCGTCCACGCGCATCTCCACGACCGTGCGGTTGTTGCCTTCTCGGTCCTGGTAGGAACGCTGGACCAACCGGCCCTGGGCGATGACTCGCATGCCCTTGGCGAGGCTGGCCTGCACGTTGGAGGCCATCGGCGCATAGGTGGAATCCCAGGCCGAGCAGCGCAGGAAGAGGGCGTCGCCGTCCTCCCACTGCCCCGAGTTGCGGTTGTACTGCCGCGGGGTGGAGGCGATCGTGAAATCAGCGACCGTGCCGCCATTGGCGGTGGTGCGTACCTCCGGGTCGGCGGTGAGGTTACCCACCACCGTGATGATCGTGTCCCCTGCCATGGTTCCTGCCTTTCCTAGCGGATCTGCGGCGGGGCTCTATGACCTCGCCCAGCCCTGCGCCTGGCTTACTTGGCGTCCTTGCGAAGGATCTTGGTGCGAATGATGGATTCGCTCAGGTTCAGCACACGGTCGAGCTCGTCGGAGACGGCCGGCTCGCACGTGTAGTTGATCACCGCGTAGTTGCCCTCGGTATTGCCGTCAATCTCGTAGGCCAGCTTACGGCGACCCCAGAAATCGGTCTTATCGATGGAACCGCCCTCTTTAGTGACGATCTCGAGATACTGCTGAGCCATCTTCTCCAGGGCTCGCTCGTCGAGGGACGGATCAGCGATGAACATCAGTTCATACTTGTGCGCAGACATCACCCACCTCCTTTGGACATACTCGGTCGCGGACTCTCCGCGACAGGAGGGTGTAGCACTGTTGCCCGCATGTCAGAGCCGGCATCGGGCCGCCTACTAAATGCGGAATCAAACCCTTACATTACACTGACAGGCAGACTTGGGAGAAGGCATTCCGCAAGTCAGCGGTTCCGAATGCGGTGTCCACACAGCCTGCTGGCAGCCCGCCATTCAGCACCCACCCTACTTTTTGCGTCAGTGCCCTTCCCGCTGGTATTTGTCCTCAGTCTCGGCCTTGCTGGGCATCCACCAATCGGCATGGTCCCTATACCAGGCGATTGTCTCGTCCAGGCCCACCGCGAAGTCCGCGCACCGGGGTCGCCAACCCAGCTGGTCGCGGATGCCGCTGGCGTTCAGGGCGTACCTGCGGTCAGCTCCGGGCCGGTCCCGCACCCAGTCGAACTCGTCTACGGGCCTGCCCATGCGCTCCAAAATCATGCGAAGCACCTGGATATTGCTCCGCTCGCCGTCCGCGCCTATCAGGTAGGTTCTCCCGATTTCGCCGCGGGTCAGGACCTCCCAAATCGCCGTGCAGTTATCCTCGACCGCGATCCAGTCACGGACCGCCCTCCCATCCCCATAGAGTTTGGGTCGTACACCGCACAGGATATTGGTGATCTGCCGGGGGATGAACTTCTCCACGTGCTGTCGTGGGCCGTAGTTGTTGGAGCTGTTCGAGATGGTTACCCGGCTGCCATACGTCCTGTGCCAGGCGCGAACCAGATGGTCGGCCGCCGCCTTGGAAGCTGCGTACGGCCCGGAAGGACGGTAGGGGCTGCGCTCGGTAAAGCGGGAGGAATCGTCCAGAGCCAGGTCTCCGTAGACCTCGTCGGTCGAAACCTGGTGGAAGCGCAGGTTGTGGCGCCGGGCCGCCTCAAGCAGGACGTACGTACCCACCACGTTAGTGCTGATGAAGGGGGCGGGATCGCAAATGGCGTTGTCGTTGTGGGACTCGGCGGCGAAGTTGACAATAGCATCCACACCATAATCCGTGATTACCTGCTCGACTTGCGCAACATCGCAAATGTCGCCCTCGACGATATCGAGACGTTCGAGGTCAACCCCAGACAGGCTCTTCAAATTCGCCGCGTAGGTAAATTTGTCGAAAACCACAATGTGGGGTAAGCGATGCTCTCGTAATACGAATCTGACAAAGTTGGAGCCAATGAAGCCGGCACCGCCGGTAACCAGAAGACATGCGAAATCGCCCTGGCAAGGTTGTACGTCCGAATCTGGCATGCTTATCACCACGCTACTTACGAATAAACGAATCGGGATGCATAGACTGATCGCTACGCCTGTTTGGGGATGGACTGAACTGCGCCGACAGAAGGCCCAGCACAATCGGGAACAGGAAGATGGTATAGAACATGTACCGCAGAGGCCCAGAGTACCCAGGTGTAGAAAGACTGACCGGATACAACAGGACTATGTACGGAAGCCAGCAGCAGCAAATTCGGCCAGCGTCAGGCAATACACCCCGAAGATTTTGAGCATGCGAGAACGTCATCAGCTTGTGCGTCCTGCGCAACTTCGGGCTCAAGCGTAGGCTCGGAAACAGAGGTGGATGATTCAGCCTGACGAGAGCATCGGCCAGCATGAAAACGAGGGAGAACAACAGGGCATAGCAGAGAATATCCAGGTAAAATGCGGCTTCCCTGACAGGGATGCGCCCTTTCACGGCCGCATTGCTGCTGCATGCAAAGAGAACCCCAAGCACGACGGGAATCGCGACGGCATCAAACATACCCTTATCGCGGTCATCGCCGCTGTCAAGTACAACCACACTCTGAGCTTGCATTATTGCCCTTGGTCTAGAGCGCCATGAAGCGATTCATCGCATCAATCGACGCGGGCGACCCTATGTAATCAGCGGCCACATGCTCATGCGTGTGCATATCCGCAGGAAGCGACATATAGTCTCCATATGCCCGACGCAAATATTCCCGATAATCCCGGGGAACCGGTACGTCTACTCCCCGGAAGGTAAGCTTCTCCGGTGGCATCCATTCTCCAATCGGGTATGGCCCCGAAGACCTGACCTCGTCAATGTTCTCAATTCCTCGGATCAGGCCGGTGGCACCCTGGCTGGTCGGCAGAACAGATAGGCGCTCGCCTAAGGAGGCGAGCCTGCTCGCAAGCCTCTCCTCGAGGCCCGCCACACAGGGATTGCCTTGCACGATGTACTTTTCTTCGCTCCATTCGGAGTGGGCGTATGCCTCCCGCAACTCATCCACAAATGCCCGACGCTCGGCGGAGCACTGCTCCCAGGCAGTCTTAGGATCGCTCGCCACCCAATCCAGGGGGAAGAGGTCTATAAAGCAGGGGTTGTCATCATCAGCGAGCCTGAAGCGTATCTGTTTACATGGCACATACCAGTCCCAGAGCACGGTAATCCGGAAGCGGTCATCGGCCTCGACGAGCTCGGCCAACCTATCCAACTGGTCTCTGGGTATGTAAATATCCACATCGTCGTCCCAGGGAATGAAATCGCCGTGACGGAAGGCCCCTAGAACGGTGCCGCCGGTGCCCCAATACTGAATCTCGTGATCCTTGCACAAGTCGGAAAGAAGAGCGAACAATTTAGCCTCGGCATCCTGGAAAAGCTGGTGGATGCCAGATGCCTTCGGCAGAGCTCGGAAGAACCGGATCTGGGTGTCCTCCAAGGACTCTCCTTCGCGCCTCATCAACTGCCAGTACATAATCAGCTGACGCTCGCGATCAAGGTCTCGGGCGTTCTCCTCACGGTCCAGGCTTTCCTGGAGCCGGAGCATCTGCGCGCTCATATCATCCAACTGGCGCCGCAGGGAAGCATTGTCCTCCTTCAGCAGGGCGAACTGCCCGGCGATGTAGCGCTCGGCATCGTGAAATGATTGCGCGGATGCAGGCAGCAATTTCTCCCTTGCGTGTTGTATGAAACCGCCTATCATTGGCCTCGCGTCCTTCCGCCTGTCTCTTTGCCGCCGTAACCCCGCGCGAGGCCAAAATACAAACCAGTTCTTTCAAACCCCGTTCGGAAATCCATGCTTGCCTTGAACCCCAGCCTTCTGATGCGCGTATTATCAAGTATATTATCCTGAATGGGCGAAAACCGGCTACCCACCCGCTCGCTGGGCTGTTCAAACCGGACCTTCTGAACGCCGTTCCCAAATAAATCGACGGCCGTTCTGGCGATATCGGCCACCGTAACGATGTCGGCCATGGAGGACACATTGTAAGTCCGGTTGTCACCACGAAGCAGAAGCAGCAGGATGGCGAACACCGCGTCCTCGATGTAACAATACGTCCGCCGCTGCCGCCCCGAACTTAGCATCATGATGTCCCGCCCGGCTTTGAGGTCAGCGAGGAAAGCGGTCGTGACTTTGGGATCATCGATGCTATCTCCGGGGCCATACAAGTATGAGAGCCGGGCCACGCTAACAGGAAGGCCATACTGAGCCACAGCGCCGGCGCACAGATTCTCCGCGGCGATTTTGCCGACCGGATAGCAGTCACGCACATTACTAGGGTCCATGCTTCCATCAGATCCTTCAGTCAGCGGCAACTGATTATCATGTCTGCCATAAGCCTCGACGCTGGAAAGGTACACCATTCGGCGCAGCGTCGATGCTTGTCCGCGTAAAGCATCAATCACATGGTACGTGCCGCAGACGTTCGTCATCAATGTACCGACGGGATCACGCGAATACGCCACCGGATTCGCGTTGCTGGCCGCGTGGACGCAGAAGTCGATGCCGCTGATAGCTGCTTCCGTGAGAGAATCACGCACATCGCCAATCAGGAAACTGTCGCGCT encodes the following:
- the rfbB gene encoding dTDP-glucose 4,6-dehydratase, whose translation is MPDSDVQPCQGDFACLLVTGGAGFIGSNFVRFVLREHRLPHIVVFDKFTYAANLKSLSGVDLERLDIVEGDICDVAQVEQVITDYGVDAIVNFAAESHNDNAICDPAPFISTNVVGTYVLLEAARRHNLRFHQVSTDEVYGDLALDDSSRFTERSPYRPSGPYAASKAAADHLVRAWHRTYGSRVTISNSSNNYGPRQHVEKFIPRQITNILCGVRPKLYGDGRAVRDWIAVEDNCTAIWEVLTRGEIGRTYLIGADGERSNIQVLRMILERMGRPVDEFDWVRDRPGADRRYALNASGIRDQLGWRPRCADFAVGLDETIAWYRDHADWWMPSKAETEDKYQREGH
- a CDS encoding NAD-dependent epimerase/dehydratase family protein → MNGLSGTGESAERILFEDVGNLIGQHHQLWGQFDSSRVLLTGVTGFVGSFLVRFFSGLRQQGVADVALVLCGRNEEKARNRLGAFIDPERDSFLIGDVRDSLTEAAISGIDFCVHAASNANPVAYSRDPVGTLMTNVCGTYHVIDALRGQASTLRRMVYLSSVEAYGRHDNQLPLTEGSDGSMDPSNVRDCYPVGKIAAENLCAGAVAQYGLPVSVARLSYLYGPGDSIDDPKVTTAFLADLKAGRDIMMLSSGRQRRTYCYIEDAVFAILLLLLRGDNRTYNVSSMADIVTVADIARTAVDLFGNGVQKVRFEQPSERVGSRFSPIQDNILDNTRIRRLGFKASMDFRTGFERTGLYFGLARGYGGKETGGRTRGQ
- a CDS encoding LicD family protein; translation: MLPASAQSFHDAERYIAGQFALLKEDNASLRRQLDDMSAQMLRLQESLDREENARDLDRERQLIMYWQLMRREGESLEDTQIRFFRALPKASGIHQLFQDAEAKLFALLSDLCKDHEIQYWGTGGTVLGAFRHGDFIPWDDDVDIYIPRDQLDRLAELVEADDRFRITVLWDWYVPCKQIRFRLADDDNPCFIDLFPLDWVASDPKTAWEQCSAERRAFVDELREAYAHSEWSEEKYIVQGNPCVAGLEERLASRLASLGERLSVLPTSQGATGLIRGIENIDEVRSSGPYPIGEWMPPEKLTFRGVDVPVPRDYREYLRRAYGDYMSLPADMHTHEHVAADYIGSPASIDAMNRFMAL